From a single Methylosinus sp. H3A genomic region:
- a CDS encoding arylesterase, protein MLRRSSPIDAAGRPHRRKILPAMTLAAFVVASAASAQPAPLKLLILGDSLSTSLGVPEGYGFGPVLARRLRADGYRNIDIVNGSMAGDTTADAATRLASTPQDYDADVVIVELGGNDMLQQTDPAVVSRNLDWILDGYRRRGTRVVIGGILSKPELGFVYNVTFDQLYPKLAARWGASLYPFFLAGVFGHPALMQEDHIHPNAAGVERIVAGIAPLVERNLDAAAARRKVAEAR, encoded by the coding sequence ATTCTGCCGGCTATGACGCTGGCCGCCTTCGTTGTCGCCTCCGCGGCTTCCGCTCAGCCAGCGCCGCTCAAGCTGCTCATCCTCGGCGACAGCCTCAGCACGAGCCTCGGCGTTCCGGAGGGATACGGCTTCGGCCCGGTCCTGGCCCGCCGGCTACGGGCGGATGGCTATCGCAATATCGACATCGTCAACGGCTCCATGGCCGGCGACACGACGGCGGACGCCGCCACCCGCCTCGCCTCGACGCCGCAGGATTATGACGCCGACGTCGTCATCGTCGAACTCGGCGGCAATGATATGCTGCAGCAGACCGATCCCGCGGTCGTCTCACGCAATCTAGACTGGATACTCGACGGCTATCGGCGGCGGGGAACGCGCGTCGTCATCGGCGGGATATTGTCCAAGCCGGAGCTGGGCTTCGTCTATAATGTGACTTTCGACCAGCTCTATCCCAAGCTCGCAGCGCGCTGGGGCGCTTCGCTCTATCCCTTCTTCCTCGCGGGCGTGTTCGGCCATCCGGCGCTGATGCAGGAGGACCATATTCATCCCAACGCCGCCGGGGTGGAGCGCATCGTGGCCGGCATTGCCCCGCTCGTCGAACGCAATCTCGATGCGGCGGCGGCCCGGCGCAAGGTGGCCGAGGCGCGCTGA
- a CDS encoding 5-(carboxyamino)imidazole ribonucleotide synthase — protein sequence MLRPGSTIGILGGGQLARMLASAGARLGLRAHVFSPAADDPAFEVCAARTIAPFEDEAALAAFAAAVDVVTYEFENVPSDTAAFLEAHSVVRPNPRVLALTQDRFTEKNFVRGLGIETAPFENVEDAAMLAEAAASLGRPSILKTRRFGYDGKGQTLLREGVDLAAAFQSLGGAPCVLEGFVPFSREVSVVAARGSDGAFRAYDVCENVHERHILALTVAPARISAQTAAAAVEMARKIAEAADYVGVIAVELFVVEEAGGERLVVNEIAPRVHNSGHWTLDGAVTSQFEQHMRAVAGWPLGSTRRHGVRVEMRNLIGDDAEKWPELLAEEGACLHLYGKKETRAGRKMGHVTRVFP from the coding sequence ATGCTGCGTCCCGGCTCCACGATCGGAATATTGGGCGGCGGGCAGCTCGCCCGCATGCTGGCGAGCGCCGGCGCGCGCCTCGGCCTGCGCGCCCATGTCTTTTCGCCTGCCGCCGACGATCCCGCCTTCGAGGTCTGCGCCGCGCGGACCATTGCTCCTTTCGAGGACGAGGCGGCGCTCGCCGCCTTCGCCGCCGCGGTCGACGTCGTCACTTATGAATTCGAGAATGTGCCCTCGGACACGGCGGCCTTTCTCGAGGCGCATTCGGTGGTGCGGCCCAATCCGCGCGTGCTGGCGCTGACGCAGGATCGCTTCACCGAAAAGAATTTCGTGCGCGGCCTCGGCATAGAGACGGCGCCTTTCGAGAATGTCGAGGACGCCGCCATGCTGGCGGAAGCGGCCGCGAGTCTCGGGCGGCCCTCCATTCTGAAGACCAGGCGATTCGGCTATGACGGCAAGGGCCAGACCCTGCTGCGCGAGGGCGTCGATCTCGCCGCCGCCTTCCAGTCGCTCGGCGGCGCGCCTTGCGTGCTCGAGGGCTTCGTGCCCTTCTCGCGCGAAGTGTCGGTGGTTGCGGCGCGTGGGTCGGACGGCGCCTTTCGCGCCTATGACGTCTGCGAGAACGTCCATGAGCGGCATATTCTCGCGCTGACCGTCGCGCCGGCGCGGATTTCCGCGCAGACGGCGGCGGCGGCCGTCGAAATGGCGCGAAAAATCGCCGAAGCGGCCGATTATGTCGGCGTGATCGCGGTGGAGTTGTTCGTCGTCGAGGAGGCGGGCGGGGAGCGGCTGGTCGTCAATGAGATCGCGCCGCGCGTGCATAATTCCGGCCATTGGACGCTCGACGGCGCCGTCACTTCGCAATTCGAGCAGCATATGCGCGCGGTCGCCGGCTGGCCGCTGGGCTCGACGCGCCGTCACGGCGTCCGCGTCGAAATGCGCAATCTGATCGGCGACGACGCGGAGAAATGGCCGGAGCTGCTCGCGGAGGAGGGCGCCTGTCTCCACCTCTACGGCAAGAAGGAGACGCGCGCCGGCCGCAAGATGGGCCATGTGACGCGGGTGTTTCCGTAA
- the purE gene encoding 5-(carboxyamino)imidazole ribonucleotide mutase — MGSQSDWATMRHSAEALEALGVGYEARIISAHRTPDRLSAFAKGAEAEGFEVIVAGAGGAAHLPGMTAAYTILPVLGVPIETAALSGMDSLLSIVQMPGGVPVGTLAIGKAGAINAALLAAAILARGDAELAERLQEWRQRQTEQVAVTPRDDA; from the coding sequence ATGGGTTCCCAATCCGATTGGGCCACCATGCGGCATAGCGCCGAAGCGCTCGAGGCGCTCGGCGTCGGCTATGAGGCGCGCATAATTTCCGCCCATCGCACGCCGGACCGGCTCAGCGCCTTCGCCAAGGGCGCCGAGGCGGAGGGATTCGAGGTCATCGTCGCCGGAGCGGGCGGCGCCGCCCATCTGCCCGGCATGACGGCGGCGTATACGATCCTTCCCGTGCTCGGCGTGCCGATCGAGACCGCCGCGCTCTCGGGGATGGATTCGCTGCTCTCCATCGTGCAGATGCCGGGCGGCGTGCCCGTGGGCACTTTGGCCATCGGCAAGGCGGGCGCGATCAACGCCGCTCTGCTCGCGGCCGCCATTCTCGCCCGCGGCGACGCGGAGCTCGCCGAGAGGCTGCAGGAATGGCGACAACGCCAGACCGAGCAGGTCGCCGTAACGCCCCGCGACGACGCATGA
- a CDS encoding TIGR02281 family clan AA aspartic protease, which yields MSSSILRTAIGGAFFTLVASQSLVHVLSQVQAKTSPYRHQAEYAAPMRAYAPVAPAAPSATLGEATIVADRLGQYSANVEIEGQRVRMLVDTGASTVVLSYEDAAAIGYLPAPAEFKYPAQTANGVAHMARVKLRDARLGQIALRDVDAYVAERGALGASLLGMTFLSRLSRIEAGAGRLVLRQ from the coding sequence ATGTCCAGCTCTATCCTACGAACCGCCATTGGCGGCGCGTTTTTCACGCTTGTCGCATCTCAATCGCTCGTTCACGTTCTCTCTCAGGTCCAGGCGAAGACGTCGCCCTACCGCCATCAGGCGGAATATGCCGCTCCGATGCGCGCCTATGCGCCCGTCGCGCCTGCGGCGCCGAGCGCCACGCTCGGAGAGGCCACGATCGTCGCCGACCGTCTCGGCCAATATTCGGCCAATGTCGAAATCGAAGGTCAGCGCGTCCGCATGCTGGTGGACACGGGGGCGAGCACGGTGGTCCTGTCCTATGAGGACGCCGCCGCGATCGGCTATCTTCCGGCGCCCGCCGAATTCAAATATCCGGCCCAGACCGCCAATGGCGTCGCCCATATGGCGCGGGTGAAGCTGCGCGACGCCCGTCTCGGCCAGATCGCGCTGCGCGATGTCGACGCCTATGTCGCCGAGCGCGGCGCTCTCGGGGCCAGCCTGCTCGGCATGACCTTCCTGTCGCGCCTGTCGCGTATCGAGGCCGGAGCCGGCAGACTGGTTCTGCGCCAATAG
- a CDS encoding GtrA family protein, whose translation MPLPRQLSVFALVGVVATSLHYAVLVGLVELAAWAPVPGALAGYLSGGVVSYYLNRRHTFASDRPHEETTWRFALVALVGFCLTYGFMGLFVDRMGAPYVPAQIVTTGIVFFWSYLGNRLWTFRAGPA comes from the coding sequence ATGCCGCTCCCCCGCCAGCTCTCCGTCTTCGCTCTGGTGGGCGTCGTCGCGACGAGCCTCCACTACGCCGTGCTCGTCGGCCTCGTCGAGCTCGCCGCCTGGGCGCCCGTGCCGGGCGCGCTCGCCGGCTATCTCTCCGGCGGGGTCGTCTCCTATTACCTCAATCGCCGGCATACATTCGCGAGCGACCGGCCGCATGAGGAGACGACATGGCGTTTCGCCCTCGTCGCCTTGGTCGGCTTCTGCCTCACCTATGGCTTCATGGGCCTCTTCGTCGACCGCATGGGCGCGCCCTATGTGCCGGCGCAGATCGTCACCACGGGAATCGTCTTCTTCTGGTCCTATCTGGGCAATCGCCTATGGACCTTCCGCGCCGGGCCGGCCTGA
- a CDS encoding phosphosulfolactate synthase translates to MAETTFSFIPRAARTAKPRQRGLTEIRGPYYSAYGRRHISDLFETMGAWIDGVKYAGGSFALMPPEAVKTFNKTVHDHGAYISTGGWIENVLRFGPDAATRYIEEAKSLGFDVVEISAGFVSLPIESMLRLVRMVKKAGLKAKPEVGIQFGAGGDTSAAELEAEGTRDVSWLIAQAERALDAGADIIMIESEGITENVTRWRTDVAARIIDKLGLEKVMFEAADPPVFEWYVKNYGNEVNLFVDHSQIVQLEALRQGIWGTKSTWGRIQNIGA, encoded by the coding sequence ATGGCCGAGACCACATTCTCCTTCATTCCGCGCGCCGCGCGCACGGCGAAGCCGCGCCAGCGTGGGCTCACGGAAATCCGCGGGCCCTATTACAGCGCCTATGGGCGGCGCCATATTTCGGACCTCTTCGAGACGATGGGCGCCTGGATCGACGGCGTGAAATATGCCGGCGGCTCCTTTGCGCTGATGCCGCCCGAGGCGGTGAAGACATTCAACAAGACCGTCCATGACCATGGCGCCTATATCTCGACCGGCGGCTGGATCGAGAATGTGCTGCGCTTCGGGCCCGACGCCGCCACCCGCTATATCGAGGAAGCGAAATCGCTCGGCTTCGATGTGGTCGAGATTTCGGCGGGCTTCGTCAGCCTGCCGATCGAGAGCATGTTGCGGCTGGTGCGCATGGTGAAGAAAGCGGGGCTGAAGGCCAAGCCGGAAGTCGGCATTCAATTCGGCGCGGGCGGCGACACTTCGGCGGCGGAATTGGAGGCCGAGGGAACGCGCGACGTCTCCTGGCTCATCGCGCAGGCCGAGCGCGCGCTCGACGCCGGCGCCGACATCATCATGATCGAGAGCGAAGGGATCACCGAGAATGTGACGCGCTGGCGCACCGATGTCGCGGCGCGCATCATCGACAAGCTCGGACTCGAGAAAGTGATGTTCGAGGCCGCCGATCCGCCGGTCTTCGAATGGTACGTGAAGAATTACGGCAATGAGGTCAATCTCTTCGTCGACCACTCGCAAATCGTGCAATTGGAGGCGTTGCGCCAGGGCATATGGGGCACGAAAAGCACTTGGGGCCGCATTCAGAATATCGGCGCGTGA
- a CDS encoding MmgE/PrpD family protein — MTEVQTLAEFVGRARLEEMSDAALGQLKIRVLDTIGVAIGALDAQPVAAIRELTRELGGAPLSTLIGGGKTAPDRAAFYNGALSRYLDFMDSYLAPGETCHPSDNLGAVLAAAESRNASGAEFLTALAVAYQVHTRLSDVAPVRAKGFDHTVQGAYAAAAGVAKALRLSREKIANAIAISGTANNALRVTRTGALSHWKGLAYPNTAMAATHAALLAAYGITGPGEVFEGNKGFKETIAGAFEIDWLREDLESVTRTIVKKHNAEIHSQSALDAALDIRARPGFSAAAVREARLETFSVAFQIIGGGEEGDKRLVRNKEEADHSLPYMLAVALLDGEVQPEQYAPQRIVAEDVQTLLRKVSVAPSAELSALFPKWLPARLAIELEDGRLLACSRDDYHGFYTDPFDWAAARRKFDRVSCAKTSAAERDAIADVVETLERRQVAELTALLGRIGASSERERRMRA; from the coding sequence ATGACCGAGGTTCAGACGCTCGCGGAATTCGTCGGACGAGCGCGGCTCGAGGAGATGAGCGACGCCGCGCTCGGCCAACTGAAAATCCGCGTTCTCGACACGATCGGCGTCGCCATAGGGGCGCTCGACGCTCAGCCCGTCGCGGCGATCCGCGAGCTGACGCGCGAGCTCGGCGGCGCGCCGCTTTCGACGCTCATCGGCGGCGGCAAGACGGCGCCGGATCGCGCCGCCTTCTACAATGGCGCGCTCTCCCGCTATCTCGATTTCATGGACAGCTATCTCGCCCCCGGCGAGACCTGCCATCCTTCCGATAATCTCGGCGCCGTTCTCGCCGCCGCAGAATCCCGCAACGCCAGCGGCGCGGAATTTTTGACGGCGCTCGCTGTCGCCTATCAGGTGCATACGCGGCTCAGCGACGTCGCGCCGGTGCGCGCCAAGGGTTTCGATCATACGGTGCAGGGCGCCTATGCGGCGGCCGCCGGCGTCGCCAAAGCGCTGCGTCTCTCGCGCGAGAAGATCGCCAACGCCATCGCCATCAGCGGAACTGCCAATAATGCGTTGCGCGTGACGCGCACCGGCGCGCTCTCGCATTGGAAGGGGCTCGCTTATCCCAATACCGCAATGGCGGCGACGCATGCGGCGTTGCTGGCGGCGTATGGGATCACCGGGCCGGGGGAAGTCTTCGAAGGCAATAAGGGCTTCAAGGAAACGATCGCCGGCGCGTTCGAGATCGACTGGCTGCGCGAGGATTTGGAGAGCGTCACGCGCACCATCGTGAAGAAGCACAATGCGGAGATTCATTCGCAATCGGCGCTCGACGCGGCGCTCGATATTCGCGCGCGGCCGGGCTTTTCGGCGGCGGCGGTGCGCGAGGCGCGGCTCGAGACTTTTTCTGTCGCCTTTCAGATCATCGGCGGCGGCGAGGAGGGCGACAAGCGCCTGGTGCGCAACAAGGAGGAGGCCGACCATAGCCTTCCCTACATGCTCGCCGTCGCGCTCCTCGACGGCGAGGTGCAGCCGGAGCAATATGCGCCGCAGCGCATAGTCGCCGAGGACGTGCAGACGCTGCTGCGCAAGGTGAGCGTCGCGCCTTCGGCCGAGCTCTCGGCGCTGTTTCCGAAATGGCTGCCGGCGCGGCTCGCGATCGAGCTCGAGGACGGGCGTCTGCTCGCCTGCTCGCGCGACGATTATCACGGCTTCTACACCGATCCTTTCGATTGGGCGGCGGCGCGGCGCAAATTCGATCGCGTCTCATGCGCGAAGACGAGCGCGGCCGAGCGCGACGCCATCGCCGATGTGGTCGAGACGCTGGAGCGTCGGCAGGTCGCGGAGCTGACGGCGCTGCTCGGGCGGATCGGCGCTTCGTCGGAGAGGGAGCGACGAATGCGAGCCTGA